CCGCACCATTGCACCTCAACAACGACATGAAGTGCAGTTCCTAGCAACTGAACCTAAGCAGCACGTCCGGCCATCTGGTCCACCTCTTGTACGCCTCTTCTCTCTTCCACAACGCTTGCTTATGCTGCCATATCATTGTGTTAACTCACACCTACTGTCTTTGGTTGTTTGATCCGCAGATTGGAGCTGAGGTCCATGGGACAATCGATGGAGCTTTCGACTCGGGGTACCTCATGACAGCTGTCGTGAATGGGCAGCTCTTCAGAGGTGTTCTGTTTGCTCCTGTAAGAATATCCATCTGTCGAACTAACCACAAATGATGCACATGTTATTCAGCTTTGAATTGTTCTTGATGTTCCCTGCCATCCCATTTTTCATCTCAGGGGCCTGGAGTAACAGCTCCAAGACCAACAATGCACCATCAGATTCTGACTGGCGCCGCCGTTCCGCCTCAGCAGCGCCCTGTGCTGGCTCATGCCTTCCCAGTTCATGCCCGGCCGGTGCCGCAGGCGACAGGCTTCGTACTGCCAGACTGCAGCCACCATGCGCGGCGCGCGTTCCCGGCGAAGGTCATCAAGTCTGAGCCAGAGAGGAGCAGCAGTGACCTTCATGATGTTGTGCTCACACTCGGAGGCCCCGGAGGGGGCAAGTGACCCTATTTTCGGAACAATTCTGAAACCCAGGCCTTGATGTTTATATTTTAAACTTGCTCTGTAAAATAGACTATTCTAGTTGAGGAAAATAAGCCTAGTGGCTTAGTGTAATCGTCACTGATCATGCGCAGATGACCTTTGTGGTTTTAGCATTTTATCTGCGGTTCTATATTTAGTGTTAGCTTTGATGAGATTAGTTTTCTCTATTGAGTCATGTCTTTGAGGAAAAGCTTTGCGACCAGCAGTGAGTTCTCTACATGTTGATTGCTTGTCTGATGGGACTGAACATTTTGAAACGTCTTTCGTGTTGAAACTTAGCCGTTCTTTTTGAACCGGCATAAAGTGGACTCTATGAACTAGTAGCAGCGACAACGAGTGGacaaaccaaaagaaaatcagCTACCGCATCTAATAAAGATGGCCTCTTGTttgctactactagtagtaggCTGTAGTAGCAGAAACATTGCTGTCTTTTGCAAGAGATTAGGATTCTGAATGTCCACCAGAAGGCCATGGATAAACATTCTCATTTATGTTGTAGTTACTTcagtatttttcttcttttgaggATACTTTCACTCCATGAATTTCGCAATAGACTGAATATACGCCCGCGTAAGTCACAGCCTGTACTTTAACCTCCTTTCAATAATATAATTTTACGATTAGTAAACTTTACCGGCATGTTAAATACCTAGCTTCCCTATAAAACACACAAATTGTGGTCTATTTCTCGTGAGGTATTATCTTGTTGTCAAATTTTCTTGCAAGGAGAGAAGGTTTGGCTGAAGCTTGTCCAATCAAGTTTGGAAGCCTATTCTGTAATAAACTAGTTTAACTAGTCAACTTGCAATAGGTTAGGTGCATAACTTTTTCTTATCTATATTTCACACGACTTGACAGCATATACCACAAAATAATCAGATCACacaacttgttttttttgcctAATATAAATAATTTTGTAGAGTGAACATGACAAGAAAATTAGCATTTCCACACCGTATGACAAGCGGGAACCTATGAATGTTTACATGACAACTTTAGTCTACTCTACCACCGATGTTTTCCCTGTTCACAAAGACTTATCCACACTATAGTTCGGACGAGCATGGACACATCGCTGTCAGGGCATCAAACTGATGGCACGCAGAGATAGAAAGAGAAACGATACTGTAGTAGGATTCTTGCTAACGACCAGTACTGGAAGTCCGAAACAGCCATTACATAcagaaaaaaagcaaaaattATATAAGTGTAGGGGAAAGCCTCCTCAAGACAAGACTACACGTTGCGCTAGTAAAAATCTCCTCGCGGCCAGGTTCTGCTTCTTCAGAAAGCAAAACAGCAAAGCTGGATGGATGGAAACATCAGCTCAACCATGACCAAGAATACGGGCCGACAACAGTTCGATCTTATCACATCTAAGTTCTGCTGTTCATGGAAGGAATCAGAAGAAATCACTGATGTAAACTAGGGGAAAAACATGTCCTTCATCGTCCCTTGTCAACCATCCTCTTGAGTAACTTCCCGATGTCGTAGCATATCTCAATCTTATCGTCTTTGATCTGTTGACGGAGCGAATGGTTCGTCTCACCAGCTGCCAGATATGTCCGCAGGAGGGACTCGTACACTTTGCCGTCAATGCACCCTAGCGTTCTCAAGCAGCTGCATAGCTTCTCGGCACCTTGCACATCCTTCTGTTCTTCAAAGTACTTGGAGAACTTCTGGATCTTCTCCTGATCTAGCTTTCCTGCTTTCTTGGGGAGTTTTGTTACATTCTCGACCCAGTGCAGTGCTGATTTCATATCCTCCGTCCCCATGTAATGATCGAGAAACAATTCACATGTTTTAGAGTCAAAATCAGCACCCTTTGCCTTGGCCTTCTCCCACAATAGCTCGGCTTCTTTGGTCAGGCCATTCTTCAGGTGAGCTCGGGTCATAATATTTGTCAGCTTCACATCATAGCATTCATGATTAGATTCCCATTCCTCAAAAATCTGCTTTATGCGATCAGCGTCATTGAGCTTATACAGAGCTTGAAGCATGCTGAAGTAGCTTGTGTTAGTCACCTTTGGGAAAGTGGCCTTAACGACATCCCATACTCTGTTGACCTCACTCAAATTGCCTACTGAAGCATATAGGCTCATAAGAAAATCAAAGGGCTGTCTGCCATCACGAGGTTGAACAAGGCCCTCGAGTTTCTTCAGAGCAGATTCTGCTTTCTCAACCAAACCAGCACTCACATAGATGGAAGCGAGTGTGCTATATGCAGACCACCCAAGagctgcatttttttcttccatttcTTTTAAAACTTCTTCAACAGCATCTATCTTGTTCAATGCTGCATAGCTGGTCATGAGAACACAGCATGTAAGGTTATCCGGTTTAACATTCTTCGCCTTCATCTCCTCAAACAGGCCAGCAACCTTCTTATGCTGGCCTAACTTCATGTAAAGGGACATCAGATTGTTGAAGGGCAGAGTACTGGATGCGATGCCAAGATCATCCATCTTGTGGAAGAGATCTGTTgccttctcttcctttttcgATGAGCAATAACAATTCAGAAGTGCCCCATAGGTTCGATGGTTCTTGGCTGGATCAGGAAGACcattaaaatatttttcagcTGCTTCGATGCCACGCACTTTGTAAACGAGATCCAAACGTATTGCATGGTTGGTGTACGACATGTTCATACCCTTTGTATGAACCATCCAATCCATTAACTGCCATAAACCAAGAAACATTCTGCCATAAGTATTATAACCATAACTAAAAGCCAATGGCAGAACTACAAACAGAAGGTAAGAAACAAGATGAGTTGACAACTCCAGCCATACTAAAAACTAATTTTGCCTGACCTTGAGGACAGCTGAGCACACAGTTGTGATAACATACTATTGCAGATATTGAAATACTATGGAACATCAAACATATTAAATCTCCTCCCTGCTGTGTTTGATAGTATATTATTCTACACATGACACAAGATTATGAAGcagaaaacagaaacaaaaccaaCAGTCTAAGGTCCAGCAGACTGGTTTTGTGCTACTGTGGTCTGATGTTCTGCAGCATGGAATCTTTACAAATTCCAGTAAAATATTTCTTTTGCCACTAAGAAAAGAGGTTATCAGTGTCAACAAAGTATTTTCTCTGACAGTGTACAAGCCAAATTACTTCATAGGTGGAAAGCCCTGAAGTTCAAAGTTGAGACAGAGACAAAAGAAATATACTAAGTGTGCACACAGTCCACACAACCAGAAACAatcgaaaagaaaaacagttaGTCTATTTGGAATGAATTTCAGCGGAAACAGTCTATGAGGaatctggaaaaaaaatcctttcaTTTCCAGGATACCAAATCGAGCCTTAATCCAGCAACTCTATGGCATCTGGCAACAGTTGGCAGCACCTTCAGCGCACCAAGTTTAGGTAAGGATGATTAAGGGAGAACACTcatgcatgtatcattcatGCTGTGCATTCCGTGGCTGCACCAGCACCACCCTCGTCAGCTCCACCTCCAAGGTTAAATTATAAATCGAAGAGCATGACAATAATTATAATTTCGTGTATTTTTAATAGTGGACCCCCGACACAAACAAAGCAACCAAGCAAGAAACACAATCAAATTGAAAGCTaaagaaactaaaaaaaaagcaggctAAATCAAGCCAATCTAGGCAGTTTAAGACTGTCATGATTTACTGAAAGCAAGGGAATTGATATGATACTTGAAATTTGGAAgacagaaacaaaataaaaccaTCAAGGCATACGATAAGGCAGCTTATAATCACTCATTTCCCCAGCTAGCATAACTACTTGGACGACATAGATAAGCTGGAGAAGGCAACATCAGTCCAGTGCTACAAATCACACCATCTCCATTCTAAACTAATATTGTTGCAAAATCATCTTTCCTCCATCAATACCGGCCTAAACAACATTAACAAGCAGAGAACGCGAACGAGCGTGTTCGGACGAGGGGGGGTTGTATCATACCTCGAGGGCCTGGGCATGGCGCTTGTACTTGCGGAGCTCCTTGACATACCTCTCGAGGTCCACGGAGCGCGCCTCCCTTCCCTCCCGCACCCACTTGTTCAGCACCCGCGACACGCTCCCCTCCCCCGCGTTCCCCAGCGCCGACAGCCGCCGGTACAGAGGACGCGAGTCCTTCGTCACCGCCTTATTCGCATCAACCGCGACGGGgtgcgccgcctccgacgcTACCTTCGGGACGGGTTGCGCTGTATCTGACGGGACCTTCTTCCCGATGGGGTGCGCCGCCTTCCTCGCGTTCTTCGTGACCGGGGGTGCCGCCTCCGGCGCTACCTCAGCGGCTGTGgtgaggaggcggcggaggaggcgagcgccggcggagggggccagcggcgccaTGGGTTTAGGGTTTTGGGGTTTCAGACGCTGGGCCTGGGAGGAACGAGGAAACAGAAGTCGGCGACGATGACGAACCGGGCGCCAGTTTGTgtagtttttttgtttttttgagaatGCCAGTTTGCCAGTTTGTGTAGGTGGTGAGCGACTGAGCGTCATACAGCTATAGATGGCCATCGATCGGGCCGGTCCGGCACGGTAAAGCCTGGTGGGACTGAAAAGGAAGCCCATGAAAAAACACAGCCGGGGCCTCGAGCCGGGGcctcgggccgggccggccgaTTAAATCGGTGTCGGGCCGGGCACAGCCGGGCCAAGCCCGTCGGATTTTCGGGTTTCGCGGAGAAGCCCGGCCCGTTGGCCATCTACATAGAGAGCGAGCAATTGCCGCAAAACAAACCGCTCTACATAGAGACCGAGCTAGTGCTCTGGTGGTCAGCAAGGGCAAGAGATAATAGAGAGGAGAACGTATCCACTCGTGCACCAGGTGCGCCCAGCCCCCACGAGCCGCTCGATGAAAAAGATGCGGAGGCATACGTTGACGTTGGAACATTAACGAAACGACCCTTGCATTATTGCTGAATCTCGGGCGAGATCCAGTCATCTCCTTCCCTcaacctctccctctccctctcgcctCTGCCCCTCAACCTCTCTGTCCATCTGTTACAACAACGCGGCGACTCCTCCTCTCCAGCCTCTCGTCGAACGTGATGGATTCTCTGGTGACCGGGCGGCGGGCGTTGCCAAGTCCGCAGAATTCTTGTCAAGAGGCCGCGGTGGTTGAATTCCGAACTCCGGAGGCGGCCCTCAACTCCGCCCCACCCTCCTCCAACCACCTCCACGACACGTGGTTGAGGAATCGCCCcgtccgggagcctccagctggactccgggaagatgaGGCCGACGGTGGCCTGCCGGACTCGGGACCCGGGCTTCACATCCTCGCCGATACTGAATTCGAAAGAGGGACGACAGTGGTCTGCCGGGCTCGGGGAAGATGGGATGGAGCCAGGGGCGTTGTGCCAGCTCACAACTCAACGCGACGCGCAACCACCTCGCCGGGATCTTCGACAACGGGATCGTCAACGCCGTGGAACTCCGGGTGGGGATTCGGATCCGCGTTCTCGTCCAGAACGGGTAGAGAACCCGTTCCCGCCCCGCGCTACCGGATCCCTGTCACCGGAGCGCACACCGAATTCACCGCCAGCCAGGGACGGAGCCAGGTGGTGGCTGCCTGGTGCACATGCACCAGGGTCTAAAAAGGAAATTAGAGCTAATTACACCTATTTTTTTATGACGCAGCAGCATCAGGACACCAGGCTCAAGGATTTTGATTTGTGTCCTTGTTAAAGTTGTGCATctggttattttttttctacttccGTCACTGCCGCCAGCTCTGTCCATTGACGATGGACAGAGAGatcgagggagagagagcagaTCCGGGCGGTGAAGAGAGAGAGGTTgatggcgggcggcggagccagGCAGGAGAGAGAGTGGTTGAGGGAGAGAGCCGGGGGATCCTTGATTTCACTCGTCTGGTCCATCACACGAGACACGGGAGaggctgaggaagaagatggctgGATCTCAACCTAGATTCATCAACAATCCATGGTTTGTGTTGCAAATGTCTAGTAGCACTTCTTCTAAACGAATCATGTCCCTCTCTCGTCCATCCAACGGCTCGGAAGCGCTGGGCACACTTGGTGCACAGATTGGCTGGTTGCGCAGGATACGGACGTATCCAGTTCAACGAACCAACTCGTGCACCAGGTGCGCCCAGCCCCCACGAGCCGCTCGATGAAAAAGATGTTGTGGGTTCGAGCGCTGAGACCAGAAAGATTTTAATCTTCTCTTGTTACATGTGGTGTAtttaagttaaaaaaaatatttctatTTGGGCCGAGTTCGATCCCTGGGATCGACTCCATTTCTCACCAGGGCAGGTCCCCAAAATATTCTAGTAGATGGCATCGACGCTCACTGCGTCTTAGTGGTAGTGTGACGTGTTCTCTTCACTGGGAATCTATTAGAGCGTGCCTGTTAGGTATAATTTGTAGGCCTAACTTGCGcagagtgtgtgtgtgtgagttgTTAGGTGAATTCAGATTTTACAGTTGTACTAGATAAGATGACCTTAAAGAAACTGCAACAATTAATATGCAGGGCAGAATCACCATAAGATTCAttataacttttttttggcagGGCAGGATCACCATGAGATAGTACTACGTATACACAAGAATTAACATGCATATTTGAAACATATCAAAAAAATGAATGCAACATCAAAATGTTTAAATGAAccactcgcaaaaaaaaaagtttaaatgAATCGACCTACATCACCAACACTCGAGGCACTCGTCGACGACGAGTCTAGCTTGTCGGAGTTTTGCGAGAGCTAGATCGAACAACCCAAATCCATTTCCCTCGGTTCTGACACATTTCCCAAAGTTTATCCATGACTCTATCGGTCTCTAGCTCAAGTGGCTGCTCACAATAGAGACATGGACATGCCGTGCATATGTAGTGTTGGTGCATGACGCTTAGGCGAGAGCTGActtgagagagagatggagaaagagaaagcaCACGCTTAGTAGAAAACGGTGGCAACTTCTATCCCACCGGATATGGCCGAAATTGCCCATAGGGACGGAGCCCTACGTGGCTACTGAGTTAGAAATAACACATACAATGGGTTTGTGTCTTTATATCGATTCTAGATGACTTCTAAGTAATGAATACGACTGCGTAGAATGCTAAAATTGCTACTCccccgacccatattacttgtcacagatttagtacaaagtaatatgggtcggagggagtaattcttAAGGGACTCTTAGTCGACTTTTGGCAAAGACTCCGACTCTGCACGAAGAGTTAATTctcttttctattttatttctctttcatTCATAACAGAAATCTCAAACAAAACTGTTACAAAGATTATTTTCATCCGACCTTTGTCCGACACTGCATATCGCACCGTTCAAATCAGTGTTAAAGGATTGCACGGTCAGATTAACTCTCTTACAAAGATCGGACGATCAATTGTGTGCGCGTAGCAATTTCAAATCTCAAATAAGAGTTAGTTAAGAGAACACCATTGTGATTGtctttagaatttttttatctttaGATTTTCTGTTTAGAATCTTTtctttagatttttttttgagaatatctTTTCTTTAGACAAGCTGTCGTTAGGATCTAGCCTAGGGGAGCAGGTGAATGGGCTTCATAGGCTGTGAGTCTGGGCGGCCCATAATACAAGCAAAGCTGTTGTTACAGTCTTGCAGATCCAGATGGCCACTCTCCTCTCCCTGTCGCCTcgcctcttcctccgccgcctcctcccatCCAAAACCCTTTTCCTCCCAAGAACCTTCACGGTCATCTCTCCAGCCATGACCTCTCCTTCCCCTCCGCATTTTCCCGTGAGGATCCCTCCGCTGGAACTGGGAGCGTCGGGATCGAGTGCCTCGTCCCAGTGCCACAGCGCCCTCTGCACACTGTCAAACCTTGGGAGCTCCGATTCCTGCGACGCTGGCCTCGCCGCTGTTGCAGGCGCCTCGTTCCTCCCGCTCCACAGGTGTTCGAGAAAAAGGGGACGCTCGGCGTCCCCAGACGTCATTCAGGTGTGCGCCGACGAGGGCGTGGGCTCGAAGGAAGGGCATAAGGCGCCCGCCCAGAAAGGTCCATTTCCCTTTATAATGTTGGAAATTTCGTTTTGGCGTTGATAAATGTGCCAAGAATCGCTTCTCCATTTGGGCTCTGCTTCCCTATTGTATATTTGTATACGGTCCCGGCAACTTTGCATTAATATTAAAAATACAATTGTaataatattaaaaatatacGCGAATGAACATTTGAAtcgtactactccgtattaattATAAATAGTACATATTTAATTTTATGCCTCAAACATTTTGGTAATCAGATAGTCGATATCCTTGTATGCTTTTCTGCCAGGAGGGCGGCCGGGCGGCATGGCTGATTGTGTAGACAGTTAGGATAGAGATTGGAAGGAAAGTAGTCAGAAGATTGATTGAAattcttcttgcttgatgaaaatGGATGTACCAAGACTCATATATTTAGCTGGCCCTAACAACTGAATCTAAACAAATTTCATCGTAAGGAAATATCTCGAATTGGCTTAAAGGCCCAAGCTAAGTGATGCATTATCTCTAATTTGATTTCTTCCTAATTTAAATCATTAATGATACTATTATTATCAGAAAGATATCAGGGATTGTACCCCCTAGGCCTGCTCGGATTGAGTGTATTTTTAGTGGGGGGCTGGTACTTAGTTACCAACCCCCAACTAAAAATACACTCAATTCAAGCAGCTGGCCCTTAATTGGAACCAGCTAGGATAGCGCATGATTGACTAACCCACTTGACAGTTGACAGTTTGACAAAACAAACGCGGCTTGCTGCATTATGCCAGTTGAAATCGAGTTGGTCTTTCAGACTGACTAATTTTTCATGTGCGTCTGGTCTGCCATGGCCCATGGTCGCAATTCCCACAGGAGATTCTGGGACTCATGCCGATAGGAAGACCATAAAGATCATGACATACAATGTGTGGTTCAGGGAAGATTTGGAACTGCAGAGAAGGATGTATGCTCTTGGAAATCTTATTCAGCACCACAGCCCAGATCTTATATGCCTCCAGGTGCAGAATTAGTCAATTTGAACtatgcattattatttttcccTTCTGAATAGTCATCTTATGTGAAACTGCAGGAGGTTACACCAGACATATATCTGCTTCTGCAAAATTCTGACTGGTGGCGAGAATACAAATGCTCATTGTCACGTGAGATGGCTATGGAGAGAGCATATTACTGCCTGCAGGTATAATCCTTTTCTCAAAACTCATATATGCCACGAGTTCAAGTAAATGGGAAGTGTCTTTACGGATCTGCTTCTCAGGGCCTATACATGCAAAAACTAAATTGTAAGCTCTAACGCTCCATTAAAAGTTAGAGAGTTTTCTTACTTTTTTAGGATCTCTAATGGTGTACCTCTGACCATCGGTTTATATATTGCTAtcagaaaaataacaaaatgaTAAGGTTTCTAAAGTAATTTTACAGAAATATTTTGATGCATATCTCAGATGGTCAATCCAAATGCTCTTGCATATATTTGAGCTCAGAGTTGTAAGTGCACCCTGTGTTTTGCATAACTCATGTTTTGATACGGATTTTATTAGTATCTCAATATTTCAATAGCTACTTTCTACCTGAAAAGGTTTCATTAATGTGAGCTATCTCATAGCTTATTATTTTACGAAATGTTAGCTATCCTGCCACCCCCATCTTGTCTCACCTTCATGGATCACCAGGTGCTACTACATGGTTTGTACTTTTCAGGCGTGCATCAGTGGGTGCACACGAACACACAAACATGGATTGAGTTTGCACTCCTGTGGGATTTCTAACAGTAACATGTTCCATCATAagccaaaaataaataaatcttgATGAACCAAGGTGTTTGATTTGAGTCCTGTAGTGCTACTGATTTTTGTCCCGTTTGAGTTTAAGGAAGTGTATTCTGTTTTATGTAGTTCCTCATTTTTGGCTAATGTGATTTGGTTGCAAACAAATGCAGATGAGCAAATTGCCTGTGGCTTCTTTTGACTGCATCCCATTTTCTAACTCAATAATGGGAAGGGAGCTGTGCATAGCAGATGTCAACGATGGTGGTGTGACCATGGTGTTGGCTACAAGCCACCTAGAGAGCCCATGCCCGGGGCCTCCTCGGTGGGATCAGATGTACAGCAATGAACGAGTAGCTCAGGCAAAAGAATCTCTCAAAATCTTGGGGGTCCACCGCAATGTAATATTTTGCGGGGATATGAACTGGGATGACAAAGGAGATGGACCCTTTCCTCTGCCAGAAGGCTGGGTTGATGCTTGGGCTGAGCTGAAGCCAGGTGAAGATGGCTGGACGTACGATACAAAAGCTAACGCTATGCTATCAGGCAACAGCAAACTGCAGAAGAGGCTGGATCGGTTCGTGTGCAAGTTGGCAGATTTCAAGGTCGACAGCATCGCGATGATTGGGAAGGAGGCTATACCTGGTATCTCATACTTGAAGGTGAAGAAAGTCCGCGGGGTGGTTCGCGAGCTGGAACTACCTGTCCTACCCAGTGACCACTTTGGGCTTCTTTTGGAGATTACCCATCAGGCTGGAAGCACCTCGTCAGAGTGATCCTGCGTTTACTCGATCCCCGGGATCAGGGGACGGAGGGTCGATCCGTGATCCCGGCAACCATGGCTCGACATCTGGGCATCTTTTGTATAGTAGCATCGCAACTTGTGTGGGCCTCTTGTGTGTTTCATGGATGCTCAAGTAGTATGTCTTAGGTAGATGGAAAATGCTAGGTCTGTGACCATCCAAGTGCCCCCAATTTTGTGAAGTTTGACAGAGGAGGCATTCGTTTGTTAAGTCGCTGACAGATATTATTCCCCTCTGGACTAGGTACGTTATTTTGACCACTGAAATTGTACATTTGGAATGCTTTGTGTCAACAGTCGATTCTGCTCCGCTTGACTATTTATGTGGTCCATCGCTTCATGTTCTGTGAACATCACGCAGTTAAGTTAAGCATGAAGATTCAGGGAAGTGTTACAAACAAGAAGTGTGAGGCAACGTGACAGGCGTCATCTGATCAGAATGGTACTAGTTAGTCATCAGTACATCAGTTCTCCCTTGATTTTATAGCAGACTCAACACTGGTTCAAGCTTAAAACAATTCTTGTGAAAACAAGGGTCATCAGACGGTCAAGTGTTAATTGTGTTCGTTCACACAGTCTGCTAATCTACAAGCCAGACAGCCAGTGGTCCTGATTTCTGCATTCTGCTTCCCATAAATATCTGGAGATCTCAATGTGCTTTTGCTGCGCGCGTTTGCGTCCGAGGAATTATAGACGTTTGTGGTCCAGCCTCATCAACTTTCTCGCAGTCGCTCTCGCACCAGATTCAGATCGTTCAGAGTAAATTAACTCCTGGTCGTCGACTTCGCATATACAAATGTGTTGATGGTATGACTCTTATTTGGATAATTTGTTGATTTGaacaaaacagaaaatgaGAGA
The Brachypodium distachyon strain Bd21 chromosome 2, Brachypodium_distachyon_v3.0, whole genome shotgun sequence genome window above contains:
- the LOC100829795 gene encoding pentatricopeptide repeat-containing protein At4g01990, mitochondrial; amino-acid sequence: MAPLAPSAGARLLRRLLTTAAEVAPEAAPPVTKNARKAAHPIGKKVPSDTAQPVPKVASEAAHPVAVDANKAVTKDSRPLYRRLSALGNAGEGSVSRVLNKWVREGREARSVDLERYVKELRKYKRHAQALELMDWMVHTKGMNMSYTNHAIRLDLVYKVRGIEAAEKYFNGLPDPAKNHRTYGALLNCYCSSKKEEKATDLFHKMDDLGIASSTLPFNNLMSLYMKLGQHKKVAGLFEEMKAKNVKPDNLTCCVLMTSYAALNKIDAVEEVLKEMEEKNAALGWSAYSTLASIYVSAGLVEKAESALKKLEGLVQPRDGRQPFDFLMSLYASVGNLSEVNRVWDVVKATFPKVTNTSYFSMLQALYKLNDADRIKQIFEEWESNHECYDVKLTNIMTRAHLKNGLTKEAELLWEKAKAKGADFDSKTCELFLDHYMGTEDMKSALHWVENVTKLPKKAGKLDQEKIQKFSKYFEEQKDVQGAEKLCSCLRTLGCIDGKVYESLLRTYLAAGETNHSLRQQIKDDKIEICYDIGKLLKRMVDKGR
- the LOC100827144 gene encoding tyrosyl-DNA phosphodiesterase 2, whose translation is MATLLSLSPRLFLRRLLPSKTLFLPRTFTVISPAMTSPSPPHFPVRIPPLELGASGSSASSQCHSALCTLSNLGSSDSCDAGLAAVAGASFLPLHRCSRKRGRSASPDVIQVCADEGVGSKEGHKAPAQKGDSGTHADRKTIKIMTYNVWFREDLELQRRMYALGNLIQHHSPDLICLQEVTPDIYLLLQNSDWWREYKCSLSREMAMERAYYCLQMSKLPVASFDCIPFSNSIMGRELCIADVNDGGVTMVLATSHLESPCPGPPRWDQMYSNERVAQAKESLKILGVHRNVIFCGDMNWDDKGDGPFPLPEGWVDAWAELKPGEDGWTYDTKANAMLSGNSKLQKRLDRFVCKLADFKVDSIAMIGKEAIPGISYLKVKKVRGVVRELELPVLPSDHFGLLLEITHQAGSTSSE